Within Actinomycetota bacterium, the genomic segment AAGCCGGTCCCCGTGAACGTCAGTTGCGCCGGTGCCGTGTTCGGTAGTTGGGCAGGAGCCACGCTCGTTACCACGGGAGACGCGTTCACCGTGAAGCAGCCGGTGCAGCTACCGGACTGCGCGTCGGTATTGGTGACGGTGACGTTCCTCGCGCCGACGCTGGCGGTCGGAGAAAGGGTGATGTTGGCGGTCACCTGGGTGGTATTGAGGAAGATGGTCGAGTTGACCGTGATCCCGGTTCCCGAGAACGACGCCTGCGCGCCTTGGGCGAAGTTGGTCCCGGTTATCGCGATGTTCTGCGAGGTCGCGCCTTGCCCGCGTGAGCTCGGAGACGTCGAGCCAACCGTCGGCGCCTGAGCGGTGACCGTGAAGCATGCGGAGCACACATCGGTGCTCGTGTCCGGGTTGGTTACCCGAACGTCCCAGGCGCCGGGCGCGGCGGCCGTCAGGTTGAACGTGGCCAGAATCTCCGCGCCGAGGGCGCCGACCGTGACCGACGTCCCCACGATGTCACTCTGTCCGTCCCGCTGAAGCAGTACGGACGCGCCCGACACGAAGCCGGTGCCGGTGAGGTCGAGCTCGCGCGGGCCGGTGTTCGCTGAGGATGAAGGCGACACCGAGATCACATCGGGCGCTGCAGACGCCACGCCAGCAAACGTCATCAAAAGGGCGGCGAGGCAAATGAGCGTAGCGCCGCGCCGAATAGGTGCCGTGCCCTTGGTCCTCATGAAGCTCCCCCTCGTATCAAGCTGTGGATCGCCGCCAGAGCGTCAACACTACTCAGCAGGTCCCAAAATGCGAGGCATTCTCCTTAGTTTTTACCTGAGCCGCATCCGAAAACCGTGGAGTCTGGAATGGTTTGCCACGGAACGTCCGTTCCCGCTCACCATGAGCGAGGCAAGGTAAAGGGAGCTATGCGGGGTTCGGCGATGACGAATGTCGCCGACCTGCAAGCCGGCCTCGGACAGGATCTGCTTGAGTGGCGGGCGTTGCTCGAGACCAAGTAGGCGACACGGAAAGGATCCGGCCCCTCCCGCGAGGTCGACCGCCCAGCAGGCCTCGAAGGCTACGCGACACGCCCGATCGAGGGGCGGCCAAAGGAAATCGAAGCCGTCGGCGGGAGTTGCCGTGTCGTCCCCGTGGATCCCCATTCTGTCAGGGGTACGTTCGACCCGGGTCGGCGTTACGCCTGCCGGGAGACAGGAATGCCGAGCGGGACTGATGCCGAGCGGGACGGGATGCTATACCGTCCCGCGACTTCTTAAGCCCGCTCTATTTGCCGGGCGGCCTGTAGGTGATCGACATCTTCGTCGCCTCGTCGATCTCTTCGGGTGTCATCAGGACCACTGTCTTCACCCTTGCAGCCCCCACCCCCGCGACCGCGAGACTGATCGCGGCGGCCGTGGTGTTGTCGGGGATGTCTACGATCACGTACGCGTCGTCCTCGCCGAACGAGAAGTGGAAGGACTCGATCGTCGCTCCGAGGTCGGCGGCCAACTTCTCGACCGCCTCCCGGCGCCCCGTGCCGCCCTCCTTCAGGACACCCTTCACACCCTCGGTCGAATACGAGACGCACCAGAGATACTTGGGCATGTGGAACCTCCCCACCGTCACCGTCCGGCCCAAACGGGGCGCCCTCCTGCCGGAGATCACTTCCCCGGTGCTTGCACCCAGCACCTTTCTAGTCCTCGGCGATAGGCGCGTCTATGGGACGGGCGAAACCCGACCGGATCGCGTTGTTTGTGTATCGCTCAGCGGCGATCGAGTGTCGTGCTCGCTGCGCTGTGGGCTTCGGAGAAGATCTGCTTGAGGGGCCGGCCCGTTTCACGCGCGAGCGATGCGCAGTCGGCGTACTCGGGCGCGATGCCCGTAACGCTACCCCCGGCCGAACGCGCGATCTTGACGCGCACGGTCCCCCCGTCGATCTCCACGGTGATGATCTCGCGCGGAAGCGTCCACTTCTCGACCGGGTTGCGGCGCATCCCCAGGGTCGTCGTTTCGGCGAAGATGACGTCCCGGCAGGCGATCTCGTCGCCCGGCCCGCAGAGCACATGCAGCGTCGCGGCCGGACGGCCGCGTTTCATCGTGATCGGGGTCACCCACGCGTCCTGCGCGCCGGACGCGAACAGGCGCTCGAGCACGTACTCGTAGAGCTCGGGGTTCATGTCGTCGATGTTCGCCTCGAGGACCACCGCCGGAACGGGGCCGAATACCGACTCATCAGCGACGGCTTCGCCGATCAGCAGGCGCAGCACGTTGGGGATGTCGAGCTCGCGGGTGCCGGCGCCGTAGCCCACGCGGGCGATCCGCATCGGGGGGATGTCGCCGAACGACTCGGCCGTCGTGGCCAGGATCGCGGCTCCGGTCGGCGTGACCAGCTCGTTCGGGATACCGCGGGAGTAGATCGGCACGTCCTTCAGCAGCTCGACCACGGCGGGGCCCGGGATCGGATACACGCCGTGCTCGGTACGCATCATCCCCATGCCCGTCGCGACGGCCGAAGCGTGCACCCGCTCCACGCCCAGGTACTCGAGACCCAGCGCGGCGCCGACGATGTCGATGATCGTGTCGACGGCGCCGAGCTCGTGGAAGCGCACGTGCGCGACGTCCTTGCCGTGAACGGTCGCCTCTGCCTCGGCGAGCCGCTGGAAGATCCTCAGCGCAAGTTGTTTCGCGCGTGCGGGGATGGGGGCCCCTTCGAGGAGCGCGCGGATGGACGTGTAGGTGCGGGCAACGCCGCTGTCCTCTGCGCGCACCCGCACCGCCGTCGCCGCGATGCCGAGTCGCTCGACGCGCACCGGCTCGAGCTCGAACGGATCGATCGGCAGCTTCTCGAGTGGGACGGCGATGGCCTCGAGCGGAACGCCGGCGTCGACCATCGCGCCCAGCACCATGTCGCCGGCGATGCCGGAGAAGCAATCGAAGAACGCGAGGGTCGTCACGTGCGACTCAGGCGCTCGCCCGGGCGCGGAGCATGCGCACCGCGAGCACGCCGGCGCCGAACCCGTTGTCGATGTTGACGACGGCCACGCCGGGCGCGCACGAGTTGAGCATCGCGAGGAGTGCGGCCAGCCCGCCGAAGGATGATCCGTACCCGATCGAGGTGGGAACCGCGATCACCGGGCAGGCCACCATGCCTCCGACGAGAGACGGCAGCGCGCCCTCCATGCCTGCTACGACGATGAGGACGTCGTAGGCACGGATCTGGTCCGATACCGACAGGATCCGGTGGAGCCCGGCGACGCCGACGTCTGCGATGCGATCGACTTTCGCGCCTGCGGCCTCGAGTGTGACGGACGCCTCTTCGGCGACCGGCAGATCGGACGTGCCCGCCGTGACCACGCCGACGCTTCCGATCGGCGCGCCCAGCTCGGAACGGAGTACCACGATCCGGCCTTGCTCCGAGTAGACGGCTTCGGGCGCGAGGTCGCGAACGGCGTCGTACGCCTCGCGGCCTGCGCGCGTGATCAGGAGGGGCCCGCCCGGCGAGGCGAGCAGGGTCCGGGTGATGCCGCGGAGCTGTTCGCGGGTCTTGCCGGGTGCGTAGACGACCTCCGGGAGCCCGGTTCGCAACTGGCGATGGGTGTCGACCTTCGCGTAGCTGAGGTCGGTGAACGGCAGACGTTCCAGGCGTTCGGCCGCCTCGTGCGGCGTGACCTGCCCGGCCGCCACCGCATCGAGGAGTGCGTCCAGCGAGGCTCGGTCCACGGCATCTCGACCTTAGCAGCCGATATACTCGCGTGTCGTTCCGACGACGAGGCAATAATGCCGCTCGATCCCGATACGCTCTCAATCGTCGCGTTGGCCGCTGCCGGCGTCGCCGTGCTCGCGCTGGCGTTCGCGCTGCGGGCGAACGGCCGCTTGCGTCGCGTCCGTCGCGTGCTCCGCGGTGTCCAGTCGAGTCGCGGCGAAACGCTGGACGACGCGGCCGACCTCGTCCGCGGTCTCGCGGACGTCGCGAAACGCGTGGACGACCTCGAAGTCGTCTCGGCCGTGTCGGTCCAACACGTCGGGCTCGTTCGCTTCGACGCGTTCGAGGACATGGGCGGCCATCTGTCGTTCGCGGCGGCGATGCTCGACGGCGAGGGGGACGGGTTCGTTTTCAGCTCGATAAACGGCCGTCAGGAGACGCGTATCTACGCCAAGCCGATCGAGCGTGGAGCTAGCCGCTACCACCTGTCGGGCGAGGAGCAAGAGGCGATCCGCCGTGCGCTCGCTCCGAGGTTCCGGTCCCAATGACGCGCCTCGCGTACCTCGGACCTCCCGGCACGTTCACGGAGGAGGCGCTCCTGTCGTGCCGAGAGGCGGAAGGAGCGGAACTGCTTCCGCTCTCGACCGTCCCCGACGTGATCGCCGCCGTCGAGTCGAAAGCCGTCGAGGGCGGGGTCGTCCCGATCGAGAACTCGATCGAGGGGTCGGTCAACATCACGCTGGACACCCTGGCGTTCGATGCCGTCGATGTGATCATCCAGCGCGAGATCGTGCTGCCGATCCGTCACGCGCTCCTCGCGAAGCCGGGCGTGAGCTTGGACGCGATCGCCGCGGTGGTGTCGCATCCGCACGCGACCGGTCAGTGCCGGAAGTTCTTGATCTCCAACGTCCCGAACGCCGAGATCCGCGCCGCGAACTCGACCGCCGAGGCGGCGCGCATCGTTGCCGACCGCGGTCCGATCGAGCCGTGGGCCGCGATCGGCACCGAGCTGGCGGCCAAGCTCTACGGACTCGTCGTCCTCGCACCAGACATCGAGGACCGCCGCGAGAACTCGACACGGTTCGTGCTCGTCGGCCGGGATCCCGTTCCGCCGACGGGAACCGACAAGACCAGCGTCGTGTGTTTCATCGCGAAGGACCGCCCCGGCGCGCTGCTGGCGATCCTGCATGAGTTCTCGGACCGAGGGATCAACCTCACGAAGCTCGAGTCGCGACCGACCAAGGAACGGCTCGGTGAGTATTGTTTCTTCATCGACATCGAGGGCCACGGCGACGAGGACGAGGTGAAGCACGCGCTCCAGTCGCTGCGGACCAAGATCCTCGACGTGAAGGTGATGGGCTCCTACCCTCGGGCCGGATGATCGATCTCCGCCTGGTTCGCGAGGATCCCGGGTACGTCAAGGCCGTGCTCGCCCGCCGCGGCATGGACCCGCGCATCGACGACCTGCTCGAGATCGACGCTCGTCGCCGCGACGCCCAGACCCGGCTCGACGCGTTACGCGCGAGGCAGAAGCAGGTAGGCAAGGAGGTTCCCCGGCTCGAGGGCGATGCCAAACAGAGGCTCCTCGACGAGCTCAAGGAACTCTCCGAGGAGATCAAGAACCTCCAAGCCGAGGAGGACGCCGCCTCCGTCGAGCTGACGAAGCTGCTCCTCGAGATCCCGAACCTGCCGCACGAGTCGGTGCCCGACGGAACCGGCGACGAAAGCAACATCGAGCTCCGCCTCTGGGGATTGCCGCCCGCGTTCGACTTCACGGTTCGCGATCATCTGGAGATCGGACAAACGCTCGACATCCTCGACACGGAGAGAGCATCGAAGGTCTCGGGCGCCCGGTTCGCCTACATCAAGGGGAAGGGCGCCCTACTCGAGCTCGCGCTGGTGCGATTCGTCGTCGACAAGCTCGGGCATCACGGATTCGCTCCGGTTATCCCGCCGGTGCTCGTGCGTCGCGAGGCGATGGAAGGGACGGGCTTCCTTCCGACCGACGAGCAGCAGATCTACAAGCTCGCCGACGATGACCTCTACCTCGTCGGCACCAGCGAGGTTTCGATCGCCGCCATGCATCAGGACGAGTTCATCGACGCCGAGGCGCTGCCGCTGCGATACGCCGGCATCTCGACCTGCTTCCGGCGCGAGGCCGGCGCGTACGGGAAGGACACGCGAGGTATCTTCCGCGTGCATCAGTTCGACAAGGTAGAGATGTTCTCGTTCTCCCATCCGGACGTCTCGTGGGACGAGCATGAGTTCCTCCTCGCGTGTCAGGAGGAGATCTTCCAGGCACTCGAGATCCCGTACCGTGTCGTGAACATCTGCGCGGGCGAGCTCGGCGCCTCGGCGGCGAAGAAGTACGACATCGAGGCCTGGTTGCCGGGACAGGCGGCGTACCGCGAAGTCACGTCGTGCTCGAACTGCACCGATTATCAGGCGCGCCGCCTGAAGACCCGGTTCCGCACGGAGTCGGGGCCGCAGTTGCTGCACACGTTGAACGGGACGGCCATCGCGGTTGGACGTGCGATCGTCGCGCTACTCGAGAATCACCAGCGGGCCGACGGAAGCGTCGAGATCCCACACGCGCTGCGGCACTACACCGGATTCGACCGGCTCGATCCCTGACGTTTAGTACGGGTCCTGCTCCGGCGGGGTCGAGATGGCGCTTGGGGCCGCACCGAAGAAGAACGCTCCGCGCATCCCGCCCGACCCGTGGAACCGGCAGAAGAACACGACGTCGGTCGTGCCGGTTGGCAGCGTGAGGTTGATCTCCTTCTTCTCACCCCGGGCGATGAGCTGATGGTCGATGTTCAGGGCCGTGATAGTGAAGGTGTGCGCGTTGGCCCCCTCCTGCTCGAGCTCGATGTTCAACGTTTGGCCCGGCCTGACCTTGATGAAGGTTGGCTTGAAGTAGTAGTCGTCGAGCTCGATCGAGAACTCACTAATCGCGGTCGCATCGATCGTGCCCTCGGTATTGATGGGATTGGCGGTGGGCTGCGGCGACGTACCGGGCGACTGAGTGGTGCCTCCGGCGCTCGGCGTAGAGTTGTCGCCGCCGCAAGCCACGGCCGCCAAAGTCAGGACGGTCACGAGGACGAGCAGCTTCGTCTTAGGCATGTACGTACCGCCTCCTTGGATGGTTCGATGTACCACCCCGACTACGGACCCTCCGGTGGGCCGGTTCGAATCCGGACAGAGCGAGCGGGAGGGCTGGGTTCCTGGAAAACGAAACGTCATGGTCGTTCAGCTGCCGCCCGACCCTCGGTTCCTTGGTGCTCTTGCGATTTCATCCGGCGGAGGGGGTGGGATTCGAACCCACGGGGGGTTGCCCCCCAGCAGTTTTCAAGACTGCCACCTTCGTCCGCTCGGTCACCCCTCCTTCGCGCTGAATCACGAGAAGGAATCTCCCGTCAGTGTTCCATGCTCTGCGCGAGTGCAGGCACTCCGGCAGGAGAAACTCCTCGCCTANNNNNNNNNNNNNNNNNNNNNNNNNNNNNNNNNNNNNNNNNNNNNNNNNNNNNNNNNNNNNNNNNNNNNNNNNNNNNNNNNNNNNNNNNNNNNNNNNNNNGTGTTCCATGCTCTGCGCGAGTGCAGGCACTCCGGCAGGAGAAACTCCTCGCCTAAGCTCGTGTACCGATGCGTCCTTCTCATTGCTTGAATTGTAGTGGACCTGTGTGACACGGAAGCCGTCGGCGAAAGCTCGCGCTCAACCATGAGGTCATTGGCCGTCGGCCCGTGCAGCAAAGACGATCAACCTTGATGCCCCAGCGGGCCGAGACAGCGGAGGCTCACTATGAGAAGATCGAAGAAAGTCGAGTGTCGGATGGTCGGCCTCAGCGCTTAACCCCGGACCTGGTCGTCGTCTGCCTTGGGATGCGGGATGAGCGGGATCCCCTTTCGCCGGCGCTCCAGAACCACGTTGAGAGCGGCGCCGTAGAGGACGATCTGACTGAAGAATCCGAGCCAGATCAACAACAGCACGACCGACAAGAGCGTGCGCGGCAACGCTGCGACGCCCGCCGAGTGCTGAGCCCAGAACGTGAACGCCCGCTTCAGTGCCTCGATGCCCAGCGCTCCCATGACTGCGCCCGGAACCTGGCTCTTCAACGTCAGCCTGCGGGCAGGCAAGAAGCGATAGAGAGCCAGCAAGACCACGAACAGCGAAAGGGGGCTCGCGACGATCTCGATGGTCCGCGTCGCTGCGCCGGCTCCCTCCCCCAGTGCGATCCGGGTTAGATACGCGACCCAGATCGTTACCGAAACCGAGCCCAGAAGCACGACCCCGAGCATCAACACGATGAAAAGGTTGACGAGCTTCTGACCGAGCGGGTTGCGTCCGGCAGAGACGTTCCAGATGCGGTTGAGCCCGGCGGTGAGCGAACCGACGAACCCGGTTCCCGCGTACACGGTCGTCACGACGCCGAGGATCCCGAAGGCGCGGCGTGAGTTGATGAGC encodes:
- a CDS encoding GYD domain-containing protein produces the protein MPKYLWCVSYSTEGVKGVLKEGGTGRREAVEKLAADLGATIESFHFSFGEDDAYVIVDIPDNTTAAAISLAVAGVGAARVKTVVLMTPEEIDEATKMSITYRPPGK
- a CDS encoding YihY/virulence factor BrkB family protein, producing MDRLERRFAGAIDSLYHALAGNRITHLPWAVIQTYSRAHGALLSGSIAYYTFLSLLPLVLVTAFVLGTVSSANAGAQDVLGRAFEQLLPGIEGREIIEQLINSRRAFGILGVVTTVYAGTGFVGSLTAGLNRIWNVSAGRNPLGQKLVNLFIVLMLGVVLLGSVSVTIWVAYLTRIALGEGAGAATRTIEIVASPLSLFVVLLALYRFLPARRLTLKSQVPGAVMGALGIEALKRAFTFWAQHSAGVAALPRTLLSVVLLLIWLGFFSQIVLYGAALNVVLERRRKGIPLIPHPKADDDQVRG
- the serS gene encoding serine--tRNA ligase, giving the protein MIDLRLVREDPGYVKAVLARRGMDPRIDDLLEIDARRRDAQTRLDALRARQKQVGKEVPRLEGDAKQRLLDELKELSEEIKNLQAEEDAASVELTKLLLEIPNLPHESVPDGTGDESNIELRLWGLPPAFDFTVRDHLEIGQTLDILDTERASKVSGARFAYIKGKGALLELALVRFVVDKLGHHGFAPVIPPVLVRREAMEGTGFLPTDEQQIYKLADDDLYLVGTSEVSIAAMHQDEFIDAEALPLRYAGISTCFRREAGAYGKDTRGIFRVHQFDKVEMFSFSHPDVSWDEHEFLLACQEEIFQALEIPYRVVNICAGELGASAAKKYDIEAWLPGQAAYREVTSCSNCTDYQARRLKTRFRTESGPQLLHTLNGTAIAVGRAIVALLENHQRADGSVEIPHALRHYTGFDRLDP
- the larC gene encoding nickel pincer cofactor biosynthesis protein LarC, with protein sequence MTTLAFFDCFSGIAGDMVLGAMVDAGVPLEAIAVPLEKLPIDPFELEPVRVERLGIAATAVRVRAEDSGVARTYTSIRALLEGAPIPARAKQLALRIFQRLAEAEATVHGKDVAHVRFHELGAVDTIIDIVGAALGLEYLGVERVHASAVATGMGMMRTEHGVYPIPGPAVVELLKDVPIYSRGIPNELVTPTGAAILATTAESFGDIPPMRIARVGYGAGTRELDIPNVLRLLIGEAVADESVFGPVPAVVLEANIDDMNPELYEYVLERLFASGAQDAWVTPITMKRGRPAATLHVLCGPGDEIACRDVIFAETTTLGMRRNPVEKWTLPREIITVEIDGGTVRVKIARSAGGSVTGIAPEYADCASLARETGRPLKQIFSEAHSAASTTLDRR
- a CDS encoding DUF4446 family protein, encoding MPLDPDTLSIVALAAAGVAVLALAFALRANGRLRRVRRVLRGVQSSRGETLDDAADLVRGLADVAKRVDDLEVVSAVSVQHVGLVRFDAFEDMGGHLSFAAAMLDGEGDGFVFSSINGRQETRIYAKPIERGASRYHLSGEEQEAIRRALAPRFRSQ
- the larB gene encoding nickel pincer cofactor biosynthesis protein LarB yields the protein MDRASLDALLDAVAAGQVTPHEAAERLERLPFTDLSYAKVDTHRQLRTGLPEVVYAPGKTREQLRGITRTLLASPGGPLLITRAGREAYDAVRDLAPEAVYSEQGRIVVLRSELGAPIGSVGVVTAGTSDLPVAEEASVTLEAAGAKVDRIADVGVAGLHRILSVSDQIRAYDVLIVVAGMEGALPSLVGGMVACPVIAVPTSIGYGSSFGGLAALLAMLNSCAPGVAVVNIDNGFGAGVLAVRMLRARASA
- the pheA gene encoding prephenate dehydratase, which codes for MTRLAYLGPPGTFTEEALLSCREAEGAELLPLSTVPDVIAAVESKAVEGGVVPIENSIEGSVNITLDTLAFDAVDVIIQREIVLPIRHALLAKPGVSLDAIAAVVSHPHATGQCRKFLISNVPNAEIRAANSTAEAARIVADRGPIEPWAAIGTELAAKLYGLVVLAPDIEDRRENSTRFVLVGRDPVPPTGTDKTSVVCFIAKDRPGALLAILHEFSDRGINLTKLESRPTKERLGEYCFFIDIEGHGDEDEVKHALQSLRTKILDVKVMGSYPRAG
- a CDS encoding cupredoxin domain-containing protein, with product MPKTKLLVLVTVLTLAAVACGGDNSTPSAGGTTQSPGTSPQPTANPINTEGTIDATAISEFSIELDDYYFKPTFIKVRPGQTLNIELEQEGANAHTFTITALNIDHQLIARGEKKEINLTLPTGTTDVVFFCRFHGSGGMRGAFFFGAAPSAISTPPEQDPY